In Prochlorococcus marinus str. MIT 1214, one DNA window encodes the following:
- the acsF gene encoding magnesium-protoporphyrin IX monomethyl ester (oxidative) cyclase, with translation MTATASSSPKLRVDTRGTNELPPHLDENLLTPRFYVTEFKKAAKTELTDAREEFEAMLSEMKADYNCTHFDRKASLDRLQELPQKAKETYESYLVRSVISEFSGFLLFKEISNRLKKEGNRDLGKLFQFLARDEARHAGFLSRALVAEGIEVDLPHLGGKRAATWFPISWVIYSVYLSEKIGYWRYILMDRHLKANPDQAFAPLFDFFEPWCQDENRHGDCFTVMMRCWPGITKGFRGKILSRFFLWSVFLTHTLTVCERGEFYELLGIDPKEFDEEVIKRTNHTSKNAFPWVFNLEDKKFWDLRNKIIESFRAFVSAKGLTKPVKFVKFATLIFKQFALPMEKTNALRYDKNVNFTGQDILNFWTDK, from the coding sequence ATGACCGCAACAGCTTCTTCTTCCCCAAAACTAAGAGTTGATACACGCGGAACAAATGAGTTGCCGCCACATCTAGATGAAAACCTTTTAACTCCTCGTTTTTACGTAACTGAATTTAAAAAAGCAGCTAAGACAGAATTAACTGATGCGCGGGAAGAGTTTGAAGCAATGCTCTCAGAAATGAAAGCAGATTATAATTGTACTCATTTTGATAGGAAGGCAAGTCTAGATAGATTGCAAGAATTGCCTCAGAAGGCTAAAGAGACTTATGAAAGTTATTTAGTTAGATCAGTTATCTCAGAGTTTTCTGGATTCCTTCTATTCAAGGAGATTTCAAATCGTTTGAAGAAAGAGGGAAATAGGGATCTTGGCAAACTATTTCAGTTTTTAGCTAGAGATGAAGCTAGACATGCAGGCTTTCTAAGCAGAGCATTGGTTGCAGAGGGTATTGAAGTGGATCTCCCTCATTTAGGCGGTAAAAGGGCAGCGACTTGGTTCCCAATTAGTTGGGTTATATATTCTGTTTATCTTTCAGAAAAAATTGGATATTGGAGATACATCTTGATGGATAGGCACCTTAAGGCTAATCCAGATCAGGCTTTTGCTCCTCTTTTTGATTTCTTTGAACCATGGTGTCAAGACGAGAACAGACATGGTGATTGTTTTACAGTAATGATGAGATGTTGGCCAGGAATTACCAAAGGATTTAGAGGTAAGATATTAAGTCGTTTCTTCTTGTGGAGTGTCTTCCTTACACACACTTTGACAGTTTGCGAAAGAGGTGAGTTTTATGAATTGCTTGGTATTGATCCAAAGGAATTTGATGAGGAAGTGATAAAAAGAACAAACCACACATCTAAAAATGCTTTCCCTTGGGTGTTTAATCTTGAAGACAAAAAGTTTTGGGATTTGAGAAACAAAATTATTGAATCTTTCAGAGCTTTTGTAAGTGCTAAAGGTTTAACAAAACCAGTTAAATTTGTTAAATTCGCAACCTTGATATTTAAGCAATTTGCGCTCCCAATGGAGAAGACAAATGCTTTGAGATATGATAAAAATGTTAATTTTACAGGTCAGGATATTTTAAATTTTTGGACAGATAAATAA
- a CDS encoding 2Fe-2S iron-sulfur cluster-binding protein, producing the protein MKQIHKITIHHKQEGKTYTFDVPEGDYILRNFESKDENGQIIGDTLPFSCRNGCCSECAVKIISGQLDQQACIGLSKEMRDKGYGLLCVSKAIGPLECVTQDEDEVYNAQFGKYFKGLDTQAGNPFDI; encoded by the coding sequence ATGAAACAAATTCACAAGATAACTATTCATCATAAACAGGAGGGAAAAACATATACCTTTGATGTCCCTGAAGGTGATTATATATTGAGAAATTTTGAATCAAAAGATGAAAATGGACAAATTATCGGAGACACATTGCCATTCTCTTGCAGAAATGGATGTTGTTCTGAGTGCGCAGTTAAGATAATTTCAGGGCAACTGGATCAACAAGCTTGTATTGGCCTCTCTAAAGAGATGAGGGATAAGGGATACGGATTGTTATGCGTTTCAAAAGCTATTGGGCCATTGGAATGCGTGACTCAAGATGAGGACGAAGTCTATAACGCTCAATTCGGAAAATATTTCAAAGGATTGGACACACAAGCTGGTAATCCATTTGATATTTGA
- a CDS encoding NAD(P)-dependent oxidoreductase, with the protein MKLAFIGLGAIGKPMSERLIDNGYELNLYKRNKQKKDYNKKYFVDPVEAVTDCDGLLICVTDDDAVESVLFGDNGVADKLKPNSFVIDFSTVSPNKSISIHKRLAQQNIFYVDCPVSGGTEGAHNGSLSLFIGASKKECKSFEKIFEVLGKSINYFNGVGKGQQVKALNQILVAGTYAAVAEAIELGKLLELPMDDVITALKVGAANSWPLENRSKAMLIDKHPLGFKLELHHKDLSIAIDMAKSINIDLPIASRVKEIEQRLMQAGLGELDISVLHRYISNKRIEH; encoded by the coding sequence ATGAAACTAGCTTTTATTGGTCTTGGCGCTATCGGGAAGCCCATGTCTGAGCGTCTCATTGATAATGGCTATGAATTGAATTTATATAAGAGAAATAAACAAAAAAAGGACTACAATAAAAAATATTTTGTTGACCCTGTAGAGGCTGTTACTGACTGCGATGGCCTCTTGATTTGTGTTACTGATGATGATGCGGTTGAATCTGTTCTATTTGGTGATAACGGAGTAGCAGACAAGCTGAAGCCTAACTCTTTTGTTATTGATTTCTCTACAGTAAGTCCTAATAAATCTATCTCAATACATAAACGATTAGCTCAACAAAATATTTTTTATGTTGACTGTCCAGTTTCAGGAGGAACAGAAGGTGCTCATAATGGATCACTCTCTTTATTTATTGGTGCAAGTAAAAAAGAGTGTAAGTCTTTTGAAAAGATCTTTGAAGTGCTCGGTAAATCAATAAATTACTTTAATGGAGTTGGTAAAGGTCAACAAGTCAAAGCTCTTAATCAGATATTAGTTGCAGGAACATATGCAGCTGTAGCTGAGGCAATCGAATTAGGAAAATTGCTTGAGTTGCCCATGGATGATGTGATTACTGCTTTAAAAGTTGGAGCAGCGAATTCATGGCCATTAGAAAATAGATCAAAAGCAATGTTGATTGATAAGCATCCCTTAGGATTCAAATTAGAGTTACATCATAAGGATTTATCTATTGCCATTGATATGGCTAAATCTATAAATATTGATTTACCAATAGCCTCTAGAGTAAAAGAGATTGAGCAACGATTAATGCAAGCTGGTTTAGGTGAACTAGATATTTCCGTGCTTCATAGGTACATTTCAAATAAAAGAATAGAGCACTAA
- a CDS encoding ABC transporter ATP-binding protein: MRSNPSDLIVVDQLSKYYRVANKQPGFKGTLRHFFDRKTYDVPAVTDISFKISRGEVVGFLGANGAGKTTLLKMMCGLIHPSTGLVDVGGFSPQRRQTAFLKEITLVMGQKQQLIWDLPPMDSLYVNAAVYGLSDHEAKVRINELAEMLELGEELTRPVRKLSLGQRMKSEILAALLHKPSVLFLDEPTLGLDVNAQARVRSFLSEYNKRTGATILLTSHYMADITALCPRVICIHKGKLFYDGDLDSLSNSLSPSREVKVELKNPCAREKFEKYGEIQDLKDRFICLLVSRDKLTAVVSNLLTDFDIIDLEISDPPIDQLIGELFIKGEVN, from the coding sequence TTGCGTAGTAATCCTAGTGACTTGATCGTTGTAGATCAGCTGAGTAAATATTATCGAGTTGCAAACAAACAGCCTGGTTTTAAGGGTACTCTTAGGCATTTTTTCGATCGAAAGACTTATGATGTACCTGCCGTAACTGATATAAGTTTTAAAATTTCACGGGGAGAAGTAGTCGGATTTCTTGGGGCTAATGGAGCTGGTAAGACCACATTATTAAAAATGATGTGTGGTCTTATTCATCCATCGACAGGGTTAGTTGATGTTGGTGGCTTTTCTCCTCAAAGAAGGCAAACGGCTTTTCTAAAAGAGATAACTTTGGTTATGGGGCAAAAGCAGCAGTTAATTTGGGACCTTCCTCCCATGGACTCTTTGTATGTCAACGCAGCTGTATATGGTTTGTCTGACCACGAAGCAAAAGTAAGAATTAATGAATTAGCAGAAATGCTTGAACTAGGAGAAGAACTTACAAGACCTGTAAGAAAGTTGTCGTTAGGACAAAGAATGAAATCTGAAATTCTTGCTGCTTTATTGCATAAACCATCTGTCCTTTTTCTAGATGAACCTACTCTTGGTCTAGATGTAAATGCTCAAGCTAGAGTTCGTAGTTTTTTATCCGAATACAACAAAAGGACTGGTGCGACAATTTTGCTAACTAGTCATTACATGGCAGACATAACAGCATTATGTCCAAGAGTTATTTGTATTCATAAAGGAAAGCTTTTTTATGATGGTGACCTTGATTCACTGTCTAATTCATTATCACCATCAAGAGAGGTAAAAGTTGAATTGAAAAATCCATGTGCAAGAGAAAAATTTGAAAAATATGGTGAGATTCAAGATTTAAAAGATCGTTTTATATGTTTGTTAGTTTCAAGGGATAAATTGACAGCTGTAGTAAGTAATCTATTAACTGATTTCGATATTATCGATTTAGAGATTAGTGATCCTCCTATTGATCAATTAATAGGAGAATTATTTATAAAGGGAGAAGTCAATTGA
- a CDS encoding ABC transporter permease has product MRIFGLSFKVIKTLLTTQYAYMLEYRIEIALWALSGVLPFIMFSLWSQNDVGNSFGLNDIGLARYFLSAFLVRQFSVVWVVFSFEEDSLSGRLSPYLLQPLHPLFRYVASHLAEQATRLPFAIAIAITFFLLNPSSFWLPSLPQFLLAYLSTHFAFTIAFLLQSLVAALCFWTEKSSALERLIFVPYLFLSGLLVPLSAFPSNVLKVSMLTPFPYLINFPAKILSGMPVDIFNGFLAQILWISILVPSVNILWKLGVKRYTAMGA; this is encoded by the coding sequence TTGAGAATATTTGGATTGTCTTTCAAGGTTATTAAGACCTTACTTACAACACAATATGCATACATGTTGGAATATCGCATCGAGATAGCTTTGTGGGCTTTATCTGGAGTACTACCATTTATTATGTTTTCTCTTTGGAGTCAAAATGATGTTGGTAATTCATTTGGTCTAAATGATATTGGTTTGGCAAGATATTTTTTAAGTGCTTTTCTAGTTAGGCAATTTTCAGTTGTTTGGGTTGTCTTCTCTTTTGAGGAAGATTCTCTTTCTGGTCGATTATCACCATATTTGCTTCAGCCTTTGCATCCTCTCTTTAGATATGTAGCATCTCACTTGGCAGAGCAGGCAACAAGACTTCCTTTCGCAATAGCCATAGCTATTACCTTCTTTTTATTAAATCCATCATCTTTTTGGCTTCCTTCATTACCTCAATTTTTACTGGCGTACTTATCAACTCACTTTGCTTTTACTATCGCGTTCCTTCTTCAAAGTTTAGTCGCTGCACTTTGTTTTTGGACTGAAAAATCTAGTGCTCTTGAGAGATTAATATTTGTTCCTTATCTTTTTCTTTCTGGTTTATTAGTACCTTTATCAGCCTTTCCTTCTAACGTTCTAAAAGTTTCAATGTTAACGCCATTTCCCTATCTAATTAATTTTCCAGCAAAGATTTTATCCGGGATGCCAGTTGATATTTTTAATGGCTTTTTAGCTCAGATTTTGTGGATTTCTATACTGGTACCTTCTGTAAACATTCTTTGGAAACTTGGTGTAAAAAGATATACAGCTATGGGAGCCTAA
- a CDS encoding ABC transporter permease, producing MQRYFKTIRLFWSTAFASQLEYQLNFLIELLAMLGTLLGSLFILSLFFTGGRQLGDWTWESALVIQGVYTFLDGLTNALLRPNLTEIVNYVREGTLDYVLLKPIDSQFWLSVKKFSFAGLPEIILGLSIVFWATIQSVSTFSIYSLFVFIISLLIGFIILYSVWFLIASSSIWFVKTWNATEVLRALLAAGRYPISAYPVILRFIFTLVLPVAFLTTFPAEAILGELKFNILFFGLILSSMFFIFSRLFWKFALRHYTSASS from the coding sequence ATGCAGCGTTACTTTAAAACGATTAGATTATTTTGGTCAACAGCATTTGCTTCTCAACTTGAATATCAATTAAATTTTTTGATTGAGTTGTTAGCTATGTTAGGAACTCTTTTGGGAAGTTTATTTATATTATCCCTTTTCTTTACTGGAGGAAGGCAATTAGGAGATTGGACTTGGGAATCAGCATTAGTTATTCAGGGTGTTTATACATTTCTTGATGGTTTAACGAATGCTCTTTTAAGACCAAATTTAACAGAAATCGTTAATTACGTTAGAGAGGGTACTCTCGATTATGTTTTGTTAAAACCAATTGATAGTCAATTTTGGCTATCAGTCAAAAAGTTTTCTTTTGCAGGATTGCCTGAAATTATTTTAGGACTTTCAATTGTTTTTTGGGCGACCATTCAATCAGTTTCAACTTTTTCAATTTACTCATTATTTGTATTTATTATTTCCTTATTGATTGGTTTTATTATTCTTTATTCTGTTTGGTTCCTAATTGCTTCATCAAGTATTTGGTTTGTTAAGACATGGAATGCTACTGAAGTTCTTAGGGCTTTGTTAGCTGCAGGTAGATACCCTATTTCAGCTTATCCTGTTATTTTGAGATTCATATTTACTTTGGTTTTACCTGTAGCTTTTCTTACCACTTTTCCTGCTGAGGCAATCCTCGGAGAACTTAAATTTAATATTTTATTTTTTGGCCTAATATTAAGTAGTATGTTTTTTATTTTTAGCAGACTCTTCTGGAAATTTGCTCTTAGACATTATACTTCTGCCTCAAGTTAA
- a CDS encoding NRAMP family divalent metal transporter, which yields MEKVVSSKSMGYRKSLGPGILLAAACIGGSHLMSSTTAGAKFGFSLLGLILLTNLVKYPFLLVGTRFTAVTGLSLLEGFQKRNKFYLPIYLIVGLITGTLTISAVSFVTGLLLKNIVIFSSFPELDLAIGILIVCSLILFIGQYKALDRISKILVFLLTLLTFFAVISLLIKGPAGDINISFLNSSPSPWTLSNLGFLIPLMGWMPGPVELCIWPSLWMFSRAKETKHTATLKEAEFDFNIGYFITVLTAIFFLILGAFTMYGTGDEMLTGSGVSFAQNLIRLYTESIGSWAKWIIVPAAFAAMFSTTLTCLDAYPRSISSAHGLTARTDKGNNSTLTEKKRLKKWIIFHVFASLFALLIAKSGGIGVKDYVFGAMTGSFLTAPLFAWMAMDTMNSSLVKSQFRYGIALKTLCWFGISFLTVFSLLFIFNSFFGIGQ from the coding sequence ATGGAAAAAGTAGTCTCAAGTAAATCCATGGGTTATCGAAAAAGCCTTGGCCCTGGAATTCTTTTAGCAGCAGCATGCATAGGTGGATCTCACCTGATGTCATCCACCACAGCAGGAGCAAAATTTGGATTTTCGCTTCTTGGCCTTATTCTACTAACAAATCTAGTTAAATATCCATTTTTACTTGTCGGAACAAGATTTACAGCAGTTACAGGTCTATCACTTTTAGAGGGATTTCAAAAACGTAATAAATTTTATTTACCTATATATTTGATAGTTGGATTAATTACAGGTACATTAACTATTTCGGCCGTAAGCTTTGTTACTGGTCTTCTTTTAAAAAATATTGTAATTTTTTCATCCTTTCCTGAATTAGATTTAGCTATAGGTATATTAATAGTATGTTCATTAATATTATTTATTGGGCAATATAAAGCCCTTGATAGGATATCTAAGATTCTTGTATTTTTGCTTACATTATTAACATTTTTTGCTGTTATATCTTTATTAATAAAAGGCCCTGCCGGTGATATCAATATTTCATTTTTGAATAGCAGTCCCTCTCCCTGGACTCTCTCAAATCTAGGTTTCTTAATCCCACTTATGGGGTGGATGCCCGGTCCAGTAGAACTTTGCATATGGCCATCTCTATGGATGTTCTCCAGAGCCAAAGAGACAAAGCATACAGCTACTTTGAAAGAAGCAGAATTTGATTTCAATATTGGATATTTCATTACAGTTCTTACTGCAATTTTCTTTCTAATTCTTGGTGCATTCACGATGTATGGGACTGGCGATGAAATGCTTACAGGATCTGGAGTTAGTTTTGCTCAGAATTTAATCCGCTTATATACAGAATCCATTGGTAGCTGGGCAAAGTGGATCATTGTACCTGCAGCTTTTGCAGCAATGTTTAGCACCACGCTTACATGTCTAGATGCATATCCCAGGAGCATCTCATCAGCTCATGGCTTAACAGCTCGCACAGACAAGGGAAATAACTCTACTTTGACTGAGAAAAAACGTCTCAAAAAATGGATCATATTTCATGTTTTTGCATCACTATTTGCACTTCTTATTGCTAAGTCTGGAGGAATTGGAGTTAAAGACTATGTCTTCGGCGCTATGACCGGTAGTTTCCTGACAGCTCCTTTATTTGCCTGGATGGCTATGGATACAATGAATAGCTCATTAGTCAAAAGTCAATTTCGTTACGGAATTGCTCTAAAAACACTTTGCTGGTTTGGGATTTCATTCCTCACAGTCTTTAGTTTATTGTTCATATTCAATTCCTTCTTTGGTATTGGACAATAA
- a CDS encoding josephin: MTKSVNLYLASGIDDDKSFWVVNFTEDDDILNSSGIDLLECYRKELFGINAASEVKEAINSTLDILAFDSKFDRYQLDDSITGYSSEIPINIIEDIFDLWAYNYNNENNWKKCIGLLKFRKKIKKNNDYINIGLKGDTYEFAKKLNKLLSLNSVDLSSRLDHNNELMW, translated from the coding sequence ATGACTAAATCTGTAAATCTATATTTGGCGTCAGGAATAGATGATGATAAAAGCTTTTGGGTTGTTAATTTTACTGAGGATGATGATATTTTGAATTCTTCAGGTATCGATTTGCTTGAATGCTATAGGAAGGAATTATTTGGTATTAATGCGGCAAGTGAAGTTAAAGAAGCAATTAATAGCACATTAGATATTCTGGCTTTTGATTCGAAATTTGATCGATATCAATTAGATGATTCTATTACAGGTTATTCTTCCGAGATTCCCATTAATATAATTGAGGATATTTTTGATCTATGGGCATATAATTATAATAATGAAAACAACTGGAAAAAATGTATCGGTTTATTGAAATTCAGAAAAAAAATAAAAAAAAATAATGATTATATTAATATAGGATTAAAGGGAGATACTTATGAGTTTGCAAAGAAATTAAACAAATTATTGAGTTTAAACTCAGTTGATTTATCATCTAGGCTAGATCATAACAATGAATTAATGTGGTAA
- a CDS encoding phosphoribosyltransferase, with the protein MKKLSWLEFDECIYSIYKKCKNKNFEGVYGFPRGGLCLAVALSHSLGLPLLDRPKNNSLIVDDIYDTGHTLEKIKNIKGLETHVWVSKKKPTWWNSYKYIKDNEWIIFPWENINEASKDRDLYNKSRN; encoded by the coding sequence ATGAAGAAGTTAAGCTGGCTAGAATTTGATGAATGCATTTATTCAATATATAAAAAATGCAAAAACAAAAATTTTGAAGGAGTTTATGGTTTCCCTAGGGGAGGTTTGTGTCTTGCAGTTGCATTAAGTCATTCACTTGGACTTCCGTTATTAGATAGACCTAAAAATAATTCACTCATAGTTGATGATATTTATGATACTGGACATACGCTTGAAAAAATAAAAAATATAAAAGGTTTAGAAACTCATGTATGGGTTAGTAAAAAAAAGCCAACATGGTGGAATTCATATAAATATATCAAAGATAATGAATGGATTATTTTTCCTTGGGAGAATATAAATGAAGCTAGTAAAGATAGAGATTTATACAATAAATCTAGAAATTAA
- a CDS encoding DUF2862 domain-containing protein has translation MEVNPLIPIGAKIKVDKSKIENLLQKKLLDNLPLHINAEIVDYKMTDGMGIGYVLMTENNLKIWIFNTELNEQTIREYKMEDTNKYHKNQNGDFTAGKYKVAYPINGNRDISIIINPINLINWLIYTLKDIV, from the coding sequence ATGGAAGTAAATCCACTAATACCAATTGGGGCAAAGATAAAAGTAGATAAATCGAAAATCGAAAATCTTCTACAAAAAAAATTGTTGGATAACTTGCCTCTACATATAAATGCAGAAATCGTAGATTATAAAATGACAGATGGGATGGGAATTGGATATGTGTTAATGACAGAAAATAATCTAAAAATATGGATTTTCAACACAGAATTAAATGAACAAACAATCAGAGAATATAAAATGGAAGATACGAATAAATATCACAAAAACCAAAATGGTGATTTCACAGCAGGGAAATATAAAGTTGCTTATCCGATAAATGGAAACAGAGATATAAGCATAATAATAAACCCAATTAATTTAATTAACTGGTTGATATATACGCTAAAAGATATTGTCTAA
- a CDS encoding sulfite exporter TauE/SafE family protein encodes MLNNDILSQISLGFISLFSNFISALSGGGAGLIQLPALLFLGLPFSTALATHKVASVALGFGASIPHLKKNRLQIKFAFLILISGIPGVLLGAYTSSILPNDFSTSILGVLTLFLGFYSIKQKQLGSSTQEIEINKLRKIIGLLGLFIIGFLNGYLSSGTGLFVTIWMIKMYNLSFSVAVAYTLIFVGIFWNGIGALSLGLTGNIIWSYIPVLILGSLMGGYFGAYFSIIKGSKFIKFVFELVSFAVGISLLIKAFL; translated from the coding sequence ATGTTAAATAATGATATTCTTTCTCAAATTAGTTTGGGATTTATATCACTTTTTTCTAATTTTATCTCTGCTTTATCTGGAGGAGGTGCAGGTTTAATACAACTTCCAGCTCTTCTTTTTTTGGGATTGCCATTCTCAACAGCTTTGGCAACTCATAAAGTTGCTAGTGTTGCGCTTGGATTTGGCGCATCAATCCCTCACCTAAAGAAAAATAGATTACAAATAAAATTTGCTTTTTTGATATTAATTTCTGGTATCCCTGGTGTTTTATTAGGCGCCTATACGTCATCCATTTTACCTAATGATTTTTCTACTAGCATATTAGGGGTTTTGACTTTATTTCTTGGCTTTTATTCAATTAAGCAGAAACAACTTGGCAGCTCAACTCAAGAAATTGAAATTAATAAGTTAAGAAAAATTATTGGCTTATTAGGTCTTTTTATTATTGGGTTCTTAAATGGCTATCTTTCTTCTGGTACAGGACTATTTGTAACAATTTGGATGATAAAAATGTATAATTTATCTTTTTCTGTTGCGGTTGCTTATACCTTGATTTTTGTAGGTATTTTTTGGAATGGAATTGGAGCACTTTCTTTAGGATTAACGGGAAATATTATTTGGAGCTATATCCCTGTTTTAATTTTAGGCTCTCTTATGGGTGGTTATTTTGGCGCTTATTTTTCAATAATTAAAGGTTCCAAATTTATTAAATTTGTTTTTGAATTAGTGTCTTTTGCTGTTGGCATTTCATTACTAATTAAAGCCTTTTTATGA
- a CDS encoding glycosyl transferase, with protein sequence MDFQQGLITTIHEYGLAKDPVSQLNKDLLKRPTSILIPCLFDEFSRPALKLIRSTLKELKNLNQLVIALSASNKDEVANARDFFKEMPFPVHVQWTNSPRVIELLKNQEKNGLDLLGVPGKGWAVWQGVGVATKSSEVVALFDADIRTFNSNYPSRMLSPLLEKSNGISYVKAFYSRLSLETNALQGRATRLFVGPLLSSLEQLIGNVPFLQYLQSFRYPLAGEFAFTTDLAMNLRIPCDWGLEIGLLSEVYKNVRISRIAQVDLGIFDHKHKEIGSKASEGLQKMSTEILSSVLRGLMEHEARTLTSSQLANLEVLYRRAGEDRVKQFSLDSSVNQLPYSRHKEELAVHTFGKLLRPAINKFLESPVKQQLPCWARVLDCESKLQDDLEKAGCI encoded by the coding sequence ATGGACTTTCAGCAGGGTTTAATCACAACTATTCATGAGTACGGACTAGCAAAAGATCCAGTATCTCAATTAAACAAAGACCTATTAAAACGGCCAACATCAATACTAATTCCATGCCTATTCGACGAGTTCAGTAGGCCAGCATTAAAACTTATAAGAAGCACTTTAAAAGAATTAAAAAATTTAAACCAATTAGTCATAGCCCTATCTGCAAGTAATAAAGATGAGGTAGCTAATGCAAGGGATTTCTTTAAAGAAATGCCCTTCCCAGTTCACGTCCAATGGACTAATAGTCCAAGAGTTATTGAATTACTAAAAAACCAGGAAAAGAACGGTCTGGATCTTTTAGGTGTTCCTGGCAAAGGTTGGGCAGTATGGCAAGGAGTTGGTGTTGCGACAAAAAGCTCTGAAGTCGTAGCACTTTTTGATGCTGACATCAGAACATTCAACTCTAATTATCCATCGAGAATGCTGAGCCCCTTACTCGAAAAGTCAAATGGGATTTCATACGTAAAAGCTTTTTACAGCCGTTTATCCCTTGAGACAAATGCACTACAAGGTAGAGCGACAAGATTATTTGTAGGTCCACTCCTCTCAAGTTTGGAACAATTAATCGGGAACGTCCCATTCCTCCAATATCTACAGTCTTTTAGATATCCATTAGCTGGGGAGTTTGCATTTACTACAGACTTAGCAATGAATTTAAGAATCCCATGCGATTGGGGCTTAGAGATAGGGCTTCTCTCAGAGGTCTATAAAAATGTAAGAATATCAAGAATCGCACAAGTTGATTTAGGGATTTTTGACCATAAGCACAAAGAAATAGGTTCAAAAGCTAGTGAGGGCTTACAAAAAATGTCAACAGAAATATTATCAAGTGTTCTGAGAGGATTAATGGAGCATGAAGCAAGAACACTTACTAGTTCTCAATTAGCAAATTTGGAGGTTTTGTATAGAAGAGCAGGGGAAGATAGGGTAAAACAATTTAGTTTAGATTCCTCAGTAAATCAATTACCCTACAGTCGACATAAAGAAGAGTTAGCAGTTCATACTTTTGGAAAACTATTAAGACCTGCAATCAATAAATTCCTTGAATCACCTGTAAAGCAGCAATTACCTTGCTGGGCAAGGGTTTTAGACTGTGAGAGTAAATTGCAAGATGATTTAGAAAAGGCCGGATGCATATAA